A single Crateriforma conspicua DNA region contains:
- a CDS encoding DUF1579 domain-containing protein encodes MSSNTSEPHQWLEQLVGQWTFHHECINPDGSKMQVDGRVDCRMLGNLWLVCEYSGGSGEEQWSSIMALGYDNTKSAYVGSFVASMMDNLWLYQGDRNEAGNAVVLQTEGPKFDGSGTCPYRDTIKIIDADCWQMTSEMQDDDGNWICFMNGTQQRDG; translated from the coding sequence ATGTCTTCGAATACATCCGAACCGCATCAGTGGCTGGAGCAATTGGTCGGGCAATGGACGTTCCATCACGAATGCATCAATCCCGATGGATCCAAGATGCAAGTCGACGGCCGCGTCGATTGTCGGATGCTGGGAAATTTGTGGCTGGTGTGTGAGTACAGCGGCGGTTCGGGTGAGGAGCAATGGTCATCGATCATGGCATTGGGCTATGACAACACAAAGTCGGCTTACGTTGGTTCTTTCGTCGCGTCCATGATGGACAATCTTTGGCTGTATCAGGGCGACCGCAACGAGGCGGGCAACGCGGTGGTTCTGCAGACAGAGGGCCCCAAGTTTGATGGTTCCGGCACGTGCCCGTACCGCGATACGATCAAAATCATTGACGCGGATTGCTGGCAGATGACCAGCGAAATGCAAGACGACGATGGCAACTGGATTTGTTTCATGAACGGCACCCAACAGCGGGACGGATGA
- a CDS encoding sulfatase family protein, with amino-acid sequence MRPRTLVLACWIAVVSSLGVIAQAANQSNQGSNEPAAKPNFVIIFADDQGYGDLSCFGSQTIATPNIDRLATDGRKFTNFMVASPVCTPSRAALLTGCYPKRVGMHQHVLFPASTKGLNPNEHTIADHLKGQGYDTACFGKWHLGHHPEVLPISNGFDTYFGIPYSNDMNHPDNKGKPKGGPDGMDILWQDPESTLTKWNTPLYEDDKIVELPVDQRTVTRRYTQKAIDFITEHRDGPFFVYLPHSMPHIPLYVPDDVRDPDPLNAYINVIEHIDSEVGRLLDTLDTLDLTENTYVIYTTDNGPWLTFKHHGGSAGPLRDGKGTTFEGGQRVPCVMRGPGIPAGTVCDALTGTIDVLPTIASITGTPLPADKKIDGLDVSELWMGTADQSPRDEFVYFTSHGAVEGIRLGQWKLLVKKPRQNKNAKNPKPAQVMLFDLSKDIGEQNNLADAKPDVVQRLRNRMMAADEEITRNAREPWHKEK; translated from the coding sequence ATGCGGCCGCGAACCCTGGTCCTGGCCTGCTGGATTGCCGTCGTGTCGTCACTTGGCGTCATTGCCCAAGCCGCGAACCAAAGCAATCAAGGCAGTAACGAACCAGCCGCCAAGCCCAACTTTGTGATCATCTTTGCCGACGACCAAGGCTACGGTGACCTCAGCTGTTTCGGATCGCAGACCATTGCCACGCCGAACATTGATCGCTTGGCCACCGACGGTCGCAAGTTCACCAATTTCATGGTCGCTTCACCGGTGTGCACCCCGTCCCGCGCCGCTTTGCTGACGGGGTGCTATCCCAAGCGTGTCGGCATGCATCAACACGTTTTGTTTCCGGCATCGACCAAGGGCTTGAACCCGAACGAACACACGATCGCCGATCACTTGAAGGGGCAGGGTTACGACACCGCCTGCTTTGGCAAATGGCATTTGGGACATCATCCGGAGGTGTTGCCGATTTCCAACGGCTTTGACACCTATTTTGGGATCCCGTACTCCAACGACATGAACCATCCCGACAACAAAGGCAAACCCAAGGGCGGTCCCGACGGGATGGACATTTTGTGGCAAGATCCCGAATCGACGCTGACCAAGTGGAACACGCCTCTGTACGAAGACGACAAGATTGTCGAATTGCCGGTCGATCAGCGAACGGTCACCCGGCGGTACACGCAAAAGGCGATTGACTTTATCACCGAGCATCGCGACGGGCCGTTCTTCGTTTACCTGCCGCACTCGATGCCGCACATTCCGCTGTATGTCCCCGATGACGTTCGCGACCCGGACCCGTTGAACGCCTACATCAACGTGATCGAACACATCGATTCCGAAGTCGGCCGATTGCTGGACACGCTGGATACGTTGGACCTGACTGAAAACACTTACGTCATTTACACGACCGACAACGGTCCGTGGTTGACGTTCAAGCATCACGGCGGATCGGCGGGACCATTGCGTGATGGCAAAGGCACAACGTTCGAAGGCGGCCAGCGGGTGCCATGCGTGATGCGTGGTCCCGGGATTCCCGCTGGTACGGTCTGTGACGCGTTGACTGGAACAATCGACGTCCTGCCGACCATCGCGTCGATCACCGGCACACCTTTGCCGGCGGACAAGAAGATCGACGGACTGGACGTGTCGGAACTTTGGATGGGTACAGCCGATCAATCGCCGCGTGATGAGTTTGTGTACTTCACGTCGCATGGTGCCGTGGAAGGCATTCGACTGGGCCAGTGGAAATTGCTGGTTAAAAAGCCGCGTCAGAACAAGAACGCAAAAAACCCCAAGCCGGCTCAGGTGATGCTGTTTGATTTGAGCAAGGACATCGGCGAACAGAACAATCTGGCCGATGCGAAGCCCGATGTGGTGCAGCGTCTGCGGAATCGCATGATGGCGGCGGACGAAGAAATCACGCGGAATGCTCGGGAGCCGTGGCACAAGGAAAAGTAG